From Acidobacteriota bacterium, one genomic window encodes:
- the mutM gene encoding bifunctional DNA-formamidopyrimidine glycosylase/DNA-(apurinic or apyrimidinic site) lyase, with product MPELPEVETVANGVHLRVHGQTIVSVWTSNKPQTFKSPPAAIADVLTNARIERVHRVGKTIVADLSRKSTTAQFLIHLGMTGRLLVSAPETEVPPHTHAILSLSDGKELRFVDARRFGRLSVSTEAYTGPGKEPLTIGLEDFIALFRGRKTPIKAALLNQSLLHGVGNIYADEALHHAGIRPRRHAGRLTRDELARLRDALQKVLKKAIKLGGSSVSDYVDADGVAGFFQLHHHVYSRTGEPCRTCKTPIERIVIGGRSTHFCPNCQR from the coding sequence ATGCCTGAGCTTCCCGAAGTCGAAACCGTCGCCAACGGCGTTCATCTGCGCGTCCACGGCCAGACCATTGTCAGCGTGTGGACCAGCAACAAGCCGCAGACCTTCAAGTCGCCCCCTGCCGCGATCGCCGATGTGCTTACAAATGCGCGCATCGAGCGTGTCCACCGCGTCGGCAAGACCATCGTCGCCGACCTGAGCCGTAAATCCACCACCGCACAATTTCTCATCCATCTCGGCATGACCGGCCGCCTGCTCGTCTCCGCTCCAGAGACAGAGGTCCCGCCGCACACCCATGCCATCCTCAGCTTGAGCGACGGCAAAGAGCTACGCTTCGTCGACGCCCGCCGCTTTGGCCGCCTCTCCGTCTCGACCGAGGCGTACACCGGCCCCGGCAAGGAGCCGCTCACCATCGGCCTCGAAGACTTCATCGCACTCTTCCGCGGACGCAAGACTCCCATCAAAGCCGCTCTGCTCAACCAGTCGCTGCTTCACGGGGTCGGCAACATCTACGCCGACGAAGCCCTGCACCACGCCGGCATCCGCCCCCGCCGCCACGCCGGACGCCTCACCCGCGATGAACTCGCCCGTTTGCGCGACGCATTGCAGAAAGTTTTAAAGAAGGCCATCAAGCTGGGCGGCTCGTCTGTCTCCGACTACGTTGATGCCGACGGCGTGGCAGGGTTCTTCCAGCTCCACCACCACGTTTATTCGCGCACCGGCGAACCGTGCCGTACCTGCAAGACGCCGATTGAACGCATCGTCATCGGCGGACGCAGCACCCACTTCTGCCCCAACTGTCAGAGGTAG
- a CDS encoding beta-propeller fold lactonase family protein yields MKRQFFLTAGICSVLAVGACAYAGAETLLVANQKDANLSVIDTATDKVVASIPVGGITGHELAVSPDGKRAFVPIYGNAGVGRAGTDGSQISVIDLASKKIVGTIDFGHGVRPHCAIFGKDGMLYVTTELDKSVSIIDPKTLKIVGSVPTGQEQSHMLVLSKDGRRGYTANVGPGTVSVLDIPAKKTIAIIPISGNTQRISISRDGSMVFTADQKTPQLAVIDTVTNKVKTWVPLSSAGYGTVSTLDGRYLLVTLRGAKQLAVVDLKTMKVEHTVDVGDGPSEVVVSADGKKAFVACNFSNQIAVVDLANWKMDKLIDAGKYADGMALVK; encoded by the coding sequence ATGAAGAGACAGTTTTTTTTGACGGCAGGAATATGTAGCGTGCTGGCGGTTGGCGCTTGCGCGTATGCGGGAGCGGAGACGCTCCTGGTGGCTAACCAGAAGGATGCGAACCTTTCGGTGATCGATACGGCGACGGACAAGGTAGTCGCCTCGATTCCGGTTGGCGGCATCACCGGGCATGAGCTTGCCGTCTCTCCCGATGGCAAGCGCGCGTTTGTGCCGATCTACGGCAACGCAGGCGTGGGGCGGGCGGGCACGGACGGAAGCCAGATCTCGGTAATCGACCTGGCGTCGAAAAAAATCGTGGGAACCATCGACTTCGGGCATGGCGTCCGGCCGCACTGCGCGATCTTCGGCAAGGACGGCATGTTGTACGTCACGACGGAGCTGGACAAGTCAGTGAGCATCATCGACCCGAAGACGCTGAAGATCGTGGGTTCAGTTCCAACGGGGCAGGAGCAGTCGCACATGCTGGTGCTCTCGAAGGATGGCAGGCGCGGCTATACGGCCAACGTAGGGCCGGGTACGGTCTCGGTGCTGGATATTCCGGCGAAGAAGACCATCGCGATCATCCCGATCTCGGGGAACACGCAGCGCATCTCCATCTCGCGCGACGGAAGCATGGTGTTTACGGCGGACCAGAAGACGCCGCAGCTTGCGGTGATCGATACGGTGACGAACAAGGTGAAGACGTGGGTTCCGCTGTCGAGCGCGGGCTACGGTACGGTCTCCACGCTCGATGGACGCTACCTGCTGGTGACGCTGCGCGGGGCGAAGCAGCTTGCCGTCGTCGACCTGAAGACGATGAAGGTGGAGCACACGGTCGATGTCGGCGATGGGCCTTCTGAGGTCGTCGTCAGCGCGGATGGGAAGAAGGCGTTTGTGGCCTGCAACTTCTCAAACCAGATTGCGGTGGTGGATCTGGCGAACTGGAAGATGGACAAGCTGATTGACGCGGGCAAATATGCCGACGGGATGGCCCTGGTGAAGTAG
- a CDS encoding homocysteine S-methyltransferase family protein, protein MTNANSHPLKKILEDRIAIIDGAMGTTIRTYGMKEQDIRGERFKNAPKDLLNNGDLFSLTQPEMICDIHRRFLEAGADIIETNTFGATSITQSEFFVDDPREHGGRKDPEFYQKIIEDPMLTGLANEINEQSARQCREWADRVGNATGRQRFVAGAIGPLTVSLSNSPDADDPGFRVVTFDQVKKAYAEQVRALIAGGSDLLLVETIFDSLNAKAALVAIREVFDEDGYTANKKELPVMISAAVGRGGETLISAQTTEAFWNAVEHVKPLSVGLNCSLGPDLMYPFLEELSEKADVAISCYPNAGLPNPLSETGFDLGPDDMARFLGDFARGGLINIAGGCCGNTPEHIAAIARALEGKAPRKLGRIEVAA, encoded by the coding sequence ATGACCAATGCAAACTCGCATCCGCTGAAGAAGATTCTTGAAGACCGTATCGCCATTATCGATGGCGCGATGGGAACGACGATCCGCACCTACGGGATGAAGGAACAGGACATCCGCGGGGAGAGGTTCAAGAATGCGCCCAAGGACCTGCTGAACAATGGCGACCTGTTCTCGCTGACGCAGCCGGAGATGATCTGCGATATCCATCGGCGCTTTCTGGAGGCCGGTGCGGACATTATCGAAACCAATACCTTTGGCGCGACCAGCATCACGCAGAGCGAGTTCTTCGTCGATGACCCACGCGAACACGGCGGCCGCAAGGACCCGGAGTTCTATCAGAAGATCATCGAAGATCCGATGCTGACCGGTCTGGCCAACGAGATCAACGAGCAGTCGGCGCGGCAGTGCCGCGAATGGGCCGACCGCGTAGGAAACGCAACGGGGCGGCAGCGCTTTGTAGCGGGAGCCATCGGTCCGCTGACGGTGTCGCTGTCGAATTCGCCCGACGCCGACGATCCCGGCTTTCGCGTCGTCACGTTCGACCAGGTAAAGAAAGCCTACGCTGAGCAGGTGCGTGCGCTCATCGCGGGCGGCTCCGATCTGCTGCTCGTCGAGACGATCTTCGATTCGCTCAATGCAAAGGCAGCGCTGGTTGCCATACGCGAGGTCTTCGACGAGGACGGTTACACCGCGAACAAGAAGGAGCTGCCGGTGATGATCTCGGCTGCGGTAGGACGCGGCGGCGAGACACTGATCTCAGCGCAGACGACCGAGGCCTTCTGGAATGCGGTCGAGCATGTGAAGCCGCTCTCCGTTGGACTCAACTGCTCGCTTGGCCCCGACCTGATGTATCCGTTTCTCGAGGAGCTCTCGGAGAAGGCGGACGTGGCGATCTCCTGCTACCCGAACGCCGGCCTGCCGAATCCTCTATCGGAAACTGGTTTCGACCTTGGGCCCGACGACATGGCCCGCTTCCTCGGCGACTTCGCCCGCGGAGGCCTGATCAACATCGCCGGCGGATGCTGCGGCAATACGCCGGAGCATATCGCTGCGATTGCCAGGGCTCTCGAAGGCAAGGCCCCGCGCAAGCTCGGCCGGATCGAGGTTGCGGCGTGA
- the metH gene encoding methionine synthase produces the protein MSIKTKPLRLSGSQPFTQQPGVYIMIGERTNVAGSPKFAKLVKEGKYEEAVSVARQQVENGANVLDICMDEGMIDGVSAMSRYLHLLASEPEVAKVPFMVDSSKWEVIEAGLKCLQGKGIVNSISLKEGEEKFRQNAATVLKYGAAVVVMAFDEQGQAATYEDKIRISERAYRILVDEIGFPPEDIIFDPNILTVATGMEEHNNYAVDFINATRWIKSNLPHAKVSGGVSNISFSFRGNNKVREAMHSAFLYHAIAAGMDMGIVNAGMLEVYEEIEPELKTMVEDVLLNRRPDATERLVDYGEALKAAGAGSSSAEKKAEEWRNGTVEERLAHALVKGIDTYIEADAEEARVKLGRPLLVIEGPLMDGMGIVGDLFGAGKMFLPQVVKSARVMKKAVAHLTPYMEAEKAALAAAGEVVKAQGKILLATVKGDVHDIGKNIVGVVLACNNYDVIDLGVMVSCEKILERAKAEKVDLIGLSGLITPSLDEMVHVAREMERQGFKLPLLIGGATTSRRHTAVKIAPHYSEPVVHVLDASRAVPVATSLLSDEGKESFVAQHRAEYEALRKAHAAPAQQVVSLETARARRTPIEWRTEDIPAPAFTGVRVLDKFPLATLREFIDWSPLFHAWGLKGVYPRILDHEEQGEQARLIFADANRLLDRIIEQNLITARGVYGFFPASAVGDDIELYTDSARSNVSERFHFLRQQANREGSEPCRSLADFIAPKETGLPDHIGAFAVTSGIGLKELCDRFRAENDDYNAIMAEAVADRLAEAFAECLHKRVRDEWGYGLDEKLSPEDLIHEKYRGIRPAPGYPACPDHTEKGTIWRLLDVQANTGMVITESFAMWPGSSVSGLYFAHPDSRYFSLGKIDRDQVVDYHERKGMSVEEVQRWLGQSLNYDRAE, from the coding sequence GTGAGCATAAAGACAAAGCCTCTCCGGCTCTCCGGATCGCAGCCCTTCACCCAACAGCCCGGCGTCTACATCATGATCGGCGAGAGGACCAACGTCGCCGGTTCGCCGAAGTTCGCGAAGCTGGTGAAGGAAGGCAAGTACGAAGAGGCCGTCAGCGTTGCCCGGCAGCAGGTTGAGAACGGCGCCAACGTGCTCGACATCTGCATGGATGAGGGCATGATCGACGGCGTCTCGGCGATGTCGCGCTACCTGCATCTGCTGGCGAGCGAACCCGAGGTCGCGAAGGTCCCCTTCATGGTGGACTCCTCGAAGTGGGAGGTCATTGAAGCAGGCCTGAAGTGCCTTCAGGGCAAGGGTATCGTCAACTCCATCTCGCTGAAGGAAGGCGAGGAGAAGTTTCGCCAGAACGCTGCGACCGTGTTGAAGTACGGCGCCGCCGTGGTCGTCATGGCCTTCGACGAGCAGGGGCAGGCGGCCACCTACGAGGACAAGATCCGCATCTCGGAGCGCGCCTACCGCATTCTGGTCGATGAGATCGGCTTTCCTCCTGAGGACATCATCTTCGACCCCAACATCCTCACCGTCGCCACCGGCATGGAGGAGCACAACAACTACGCGGTCGACTTCATCAACGCGACGCGCTGGATCAAGTCCAACCTGCCGCACGCCAAAGTGTCGGGAGGCGTCTCAAATATCTCGTTCAGCTTTCGCGGCAACAACAAGGTCCGCGAGGCCATGCACTCGGCGTTTCTTTATCACGCCATCGCGGCGGGCATGGACATGGGCATCGTCAACGCCGGGATGCTCGAGGTGTACGAGGAGATTGAGCCTGAGCTGAAGACGATGGTTGAGGATGTGCTTCTCAACCGCCGCCCCGATGCAACGGAACGTCTCGTGGACTACGGCGAGGCGCTGAAGGCCGCTGGCGCCGGCTCTTCGTCCGCTGAAAAGAAGGCTGAGGAGTGGCGTAACGGCACGGTGGAAGAGCGCCTTGCTCACGCGCTGGTCAAGGGAATCGACACGTACATCGAAGCCGACGCAGAGGAGGCGCGCGTCAAGCTGGGCCGCCCTCTGCTGGTCATCGAAGGCCCTTTGATGGATGGCATGGGCATCGTCGGCGATCTCTTCGGAGCGGGCAAGATGTTTCTTCCGCAGGTGGTGAAGTCCGCCCGCGTGATGAAGAAGGCCGTGGCCCACCTTACGCCTTACATGGAAGCGGAGAAAGCAGCGCTCGCCGCTGCGGGAGAGGTGGTCAAGGCGCAGGGAAAGATCCTGCTCGCCACGGTCAAGGGCGACGTTCACGACATCGGAAAAAACATCGTCGGCGTCGTGCTCGCCTGCAACAACTACGATGTGATCGACCTGGGCGTCATGGTCTCCTGCGAGAAGATCCTCGAGCGCGCCAAGGCGGAAAAGGTCGACTTGATCGGCCTGAGCGGACTGATTACGCCATCGCTCGACGAGATGGTGCACGTCGCGCGCGAGATGGAGCGCCAGGGCTTCAAACTTCCGCTGCTGATTGGCGGAGCGACCACGAGCCGAAGACATACGGCCGTCAAGATCGCGCCGCATTACAGCGAGCCGGTCGTCCATGTGCTGGATGCAAGCCGCGCAGTGCCCGTGGCCACAAGCCTTCTGAGCGACGAGGGCAAGGAGTCCTTCGTTGCGCAACATCGCGCCGAATACGAAGCGCTCCGCAAGGCCCACGCAGCCCCGGCTCAGCAGGTTGTCTCTCTTGAGACAGCGCGGGCGCGGCGGACTCCGATCGAGTGGCGCACCGAAGACATCCCCGCACCAGCGTTCACCGGCGTACGCGTGCTCGACAAGTTCCCCCTGGCAACGCTCAGGGAGTTCATCGATTGGTCGCCCCTCTTCCACGCCTGGGGGCTGAAGGGCGTCTACCCTCGCATCCTCGATCATGAGGAGCAAGGCGAACAGGCACGGCTGATCTTCGCCGACGCCAACAGGCTACTCGACCGCATCATTGAGCAGAACCTCATCACGGCGCGCGGCGTGTACGGGTTCTTCCCGGCTAGCGCCGTCGGTGACGACATCGAGCTCTACACCGATAGCGCACGCAGCAATGTCTCCGAGCGATTCCACTTCCTTCGCCAGCAGGCGAACCGCGAAGGAAGCGAGCCTTGCCGCTCGCTCGCCGACTTCATCGCACCGAAAGAGACGGGGCTGCCCGATCACATCGGCGCCTTCGCCGTGACCAGCGGAATCGGCCTGAAAGAGCTATGCGACCGCTTCCGCGCCGAGAACGACGACTACAACGCCATCATGGCCGAAGCCGTCGCCGACCGTCTGGCTGAGGCCTTCGCCGAATGCCTGCACAAGCGCGTGCGCGACGAGTGGGGCTACGGTCTTGACGAGAAGCTGAGTCCCGAGGACCTGATTCACGAGAAGTATCGCGGCATCCGTCCGGCCCCAGGCTATCCGGCCTGCCCGGACCATACCGAGAAAGGCACGATCTGGCGCCTGCTCGATGTGCAGGCCAACACCGGCATGGTGATTACGGAGTCGTTTGCAATGTGGCCTGGTTCCAGCGTCAGCGGGCTTTACTTTGCGCACCCCGACTCGCGCTACTTCAGCCTGGGCAAGATCGATCGCGATCAGGTTGTCGACTACCACGAGCGCAAGGGCATGAGCGTGGAAGAGGTCCAGCGGTGGCTGGGCCAGAGCCTGAACTACGATCGAGCGGAATAG
- a CDS encoding DeoR/GlpR transcriptional regulator, giving the protein MLIEERRQHVLARIQQEGRVLVSELSDSLGISRITIRKDLDDLEARGLVQRTHGGALAPQSNSLLDPSLQVKERQQLKEKLRIADTAAKMVREGQCVLLDSGTTTTAIARALRAFKHLTVVTNALNIAADLASTNFEVILTGGTLRKNSASLVGPLAEEMLGELHADILFLGVDGFDPQVGITTPNVLESRVNRAMVKSARRVIAVCDSTKFNRQSLALIVPSTAIQMVITDTGAKPETVEALKTSGIEVILV; this is encoded by the coding sequence ATGTTGATCGAGGAGCGGCGGCAACATGTACTTGCGCGCATCCAGCAGGAAGGCCGGGTCCTGGTGTCGGAACTCTCTGACAGCCTGGGGATCTCGCGAATCACCATCCGGAAAGATTTAGACGACCTGGAAGCGCGCGGGCTGGTTCAGAGGACGCATGGCGGAGCACTGGCTCCACAGTCCAACTCTCTGCTCGACCCATCGCTGCAAGTCAAGGAGCGGCAGCAGCTCAAGGAAAAACTTCGCATCGCTGACACAGCCGCGAAGATGGTTCGTGAAGGGCAATGTGTTCTCCTGGATTCTGGAACAACGACGACCGCCATTGCCAGAGCGCTTCGTGCGTTCAAACATCTTACCGTCGTAACGAACGCGCTGAACATTGCAGCAGACCTGGCCAGCACAAACTTTGAGGTCATCCTGACCGGCGGCACGCTGAGGAAAAATTCGGCGTCGCTTGTAGGACCACTTGCTGAAGAGATGTTGGGAGAGCTGCACGCCGACATTCTTTTCCTTGGCGTAGACGGCTTCGATCCTCAGGTTGGAATTACAACACCGAACGTTCTGGAGTCTCGCGTCAATCGAGCTATGGTCAAATCGGCCCGGCGCGTGATCGCAGTCTGCGACTCGACAAAGTTCAATCGGCAGAGCCTTGCGCTCATCGTTCCCTCCACAGCGATCCAGATGGTCATCACCGATACCGGCGCCAAACCGGAAACAGTCGAAGCCCTGAAGACTTCGGGAATCGAAGTCATCCTCGTGTAG
- a CDS encoding phospholipase C, phosphocholine-specific gives MSPRRSRRDFFRMSTALAGATMLPASIREALAIPAARRTGTINDVEHVVILMQENRSFDHYFGTLRGVRGFSDPRPAPLPNGKSIWHQPIATTKTKKYHARGISPDAKQVLPFYINPQQTTEFQAGTDHGWSTGHLAWNNGHWNQWVNQKQDVLTMGYLKRQDVSFHYALADAFTICDAYHCSVHANTCPNRIYMWSGTMDPRNAYGTRPNGPGFDERHKVNGYTWATYPERLEKAGISWKLYQGGSGEPGTPTDNYTDNSLEFFAQYHVQEGASPTSPLVQKGITDRTLAGFREDVEKGKLAQVSWVVAPYKYSEHPEASPTDGAYYISLVLDALTANPEVWSKTVMLINYDENDGLFDHIVPPMPPRSQERNKYGLVSDDLLASLADEFIDMTKYPSERRPIIPNADPGGIQPIGLGPRVPMLVVSPWSTGGWVCSEVFDHTSVLRFLEKRFDIAEPNISKWRRSLCGDLTSALDFTQGPATRHTSFPPPRPIQSLHQPYSVPEPQTMPVQEQGTRPARALPYSLQTSCHVEADRITLDLANKGAAGAAFYIYNGITPTEEPRRYTVSAGDTLTDHWSADAGKPFNLAAYGPNGYLVHVKGAAASQEPLVALKPELSGLALNLTLSNCSSSTIHLSIAEGYTNFAAQKELVPNAEVTLSLPLHANHRWYDVKVTIPENKGYLRRFAGHVENGQPGSSDPAPGPAN, from the coding sequence ATGAGTCCCAGAAGAAGCCGCCGCGATTTCTTCCGTATGAGCACCGCCCTCGCGGGAGCAACGATGCTCCCGGCCAGCATCCGTGAGGCACTGGCTATCCCCGCTGCGCGCCGAACCGGCACCATCAATGACGTCGAACACGTCGTCATCCTCATGCAGGAGAACCGCTCCTTCGATCATTACTTCGGCACGCTGCGCGGCGTGCGCGGATTCAGCGATCCTCGCCCTGCGCCTCTGCCCAACGGCAAGTCCATCTGGCACCAGCCCATCGCCACAACGAAGACCAAGAAATACCACGCTCGCGGCATCTCACCCGACGCGAAGCAAGTCCTGCCCTTCTACATCAATCCGCAGCAGACAACGGAGTTTCAGGCCGGCACCGACCACGGCTGGAGCACCGGCCACCTCGCATGGAACAACGGCCATTGGAACCAGTGGGTCAATCAAAAGCAGGACGTCCTCACCATGGGCTACCTTAAACGGCAGGATGTTAGCTTCCACTATGCTCTCGCAGACGCCTTTACGATTTGCGATGCGTATCATTGCTCCGTCCACGCCAACACCTGCCCCAACCGCATCTACATGTGGTCTGGAACCATGGACCCGCGCAATGCTTATGGCACGCGACCGAACGGGCCGGGCTTCGACGAGCGTCACAAAGTCAACGGTTATACCTGGGCCACTTATCCCGAGCGCCTCGAAAAAGCTGGCATCTCCTGGAAGCTGTATCAGGGAGGCAGCGGCGAGCCCGGTACGCCTACTGATAATTACACTGACAACTCGCTTGAGTTCTTTGCGCAATATCATGTGCAGGAGGGTGCTTCGCCCACCAGTCCGCTTGTGCAGAAGGGCATTACAGATCGCACGCTGGCAGGCTTCCGCGAAGATGTTGAGAAGGGCAAACTCGCTCAGGTAAGCTGGGTCGTCGCGCCCTACAAATACTCCGAGCACCCTGAGGCCTCCCCTACCGACGGCGCATACTACATCTCGTTAGTACTCGATGCACTCACCGCAAATCCAGAGGTCTGGTCGAAGACCGTCATGCTCATCAACTACGACGAGAACGACGGCCTCTTCGACCACATCGTTCCGCCTATGCCTCCCCGCAGTCAGGAGCGCAACAAATACGGCCTCGTCTCCGACGATCTTCTTGCCAGCCTCGCGGATGAATTCATCGACATGACGAAGTATCCCTCCGAGCGTCGTCCCATCATCCCCAACGCCGACCCCGGCGGCATACAGCCCATCGGCCTCGGGCCGCGCGTCCCCATGCTCGTCGTCTCCCCCTGGAGCACAGGCGGTTGGGTCTGCTCCGAGGTATTCGACCACACTTCAGTCCTCCGGTTTCTTGAAAAACGCTTCGATATCGCAGAACCCAACATCAGCAAGTGGCGGCGCTCTCTCTGTGGCGATCTCACCTCCGCATTAGACTTCACACAAGGGCCAGCAACCCGCCACACATCGTTTCCTCCGCCTCGGCCCATCCAGTCGTTACACCAGCCCTACAGCGTCCCCGAACCGCAGACCATGCCCGTGCAGGAGCAGGGAACCCGCCCAGCGCGCGCCCTGCCTTACTCGCTTCAGACCTCTTGCCACGTCGAAGCGGACCGCATCACGCTTGATCTCGCCAACAAGGGCGCGGCAGGAGCGGCCTTCTACATCTACAACGGAATCACTCCAACCGAAGAGCCGCGTCGTTACACCGTCTCCGCTGGAGATACGCTCACAGATCATTGGAGCGCAGATGCTGGCAAGCCATTTAATCTCGCTGCTTATGGACCCAACGGTTACCTCGTCCACGTCAAAGGCGCCGCAGCATCGCAGGAGCCGCTTGTCGCACTCAAACCAGAGTTATCTGGACTTGCATTGAATCTCACGCTTTCCAATTGCTCATCCTCGACAATTCATCTCTCCATCGCAGAGGGCTACACGAACTTCGCCGCGCAAAAAGAGCTTGTTCCAAACGCTGAAGTTACTCTGAGCCTCCCCTTGCATGCAAACCATCGCTGGTACGACGTCAAGGTCACGATCCCAGAGAATAAGGGCTATCTACGCCGCTTCGCTGGCCATGTTGAAAACGGTCAGCCTGGCAGCAGCGACCCAGCTCCAGGCCCAGCGAATTGA